In Chlorocebus sabaeus isolate Y175 chromosome 2, mChlSab1.0.hap1, whole genome shotgun sequence, the genomic stretch TGTTGAGGGCTTAAAACGATGGCATATGCTTTGAACAAATTGGAGACTTATTTGTGTGTGTCCTGGGCTCCTCACACACATCCCGTGCAAGGAGAGATCCTAGGAACCACCGTGGATTGACTGACAGTCAGGAACAAGCTTCCCGGAGAAATATACCCCCTTGATAATCCACAACAGTCTCTAATGACAGCCCCGGGTTTTCAATACTAAACTCAGACTcaaaaataggggaaaaaagaaaatatcaacatatGCAGGCaaaggagaaatggagaaaataggCACTTTAAGTAAAGTTTAAACAGGCACTCCAGAGATGCCAGAGAACAGTGGAGTGGCAATGTTGGAGGAGAACACTAAGTCTTCCAGAAACAAGTAGGGGAGAGAGGTCCTTCAATTGAAAAGTCAAAccaattctaactggtgtaaaTTGAATGGAAAGACCTGCCTGGACACCTTATACTGAAACTGCAGAATGTCtaggataaagagaaaaacattaaagCCACCAGAAATTAACCCATGAAGGAAGAGTGATTGGTCTTAGAGAAAATTTCTAACCAGCAATAACTGACCTCAAAAGACAATGAATTAACATCCTCCAACTAAGGGGCTACTACTGGCAACTTAAATTCTATCCCCAGAAAAACTATCActtacaattttcaaaataaagatatttgcaGATAGACAAAGacatagaaaagagaagaaaaggtaaaagaaagaaattgaggctgGGAGAGTTTAAACCTGGTTTCCCTAAAGGACGTGGTGTCAAATCCAGGTCTCCAGACTCCACAGCCTTTTTTGCTGGGCTTCAGCTGCAGGCAACCTTCACAGGTGAACAGGATCCTGGGTTCAGAAGGGCTTGATGCTCATGGTGGTTTAATGAACCATCTGAAGTTCTTAATCCTTCTAAGCCAGGGGCCCTACAATTTCCATAGCCAATCCTGCTCATAAATCCATAGACTGCCCCTTCATTCCTCCAGCCAGATGCCAGAAAAGCCTGCCATGTCTGGGCCTCGGACTGCCATGGCTCCTGGAAGTCCTTGGCTGTCCTCCTCTGCTTGGGGCCTCCATGGCACCTGAGCGGGCTCCTGGACTCCGGGTCCTGTTAGTGCCTCCAGTGAATACTGCAGCTCCTGCTGTGTGCTGCCCCACATCCTGCAGAAAAAAACCCAACTCTCTCAATCCATCAAAGTTAAAACTCTCTAAAATGACTTTAATTAAAACAAGAGGCTCCCGGGTTTTCTCAGATCAGGTAGCCATCAAACCTACTCCTCTTCTTGAATTTCTCTTTGCTCTCTGGCTGGGCCTGTCTTGGTCCAATTCCCTGCCTCCGATGGTCTCTGATTCTTTATTCAAAAGGCAGGTGGAGAAGGTAGGAAAGGAAGTAAGAAAGAAAACGAAGGAAACCCCACTCCTTCGGAACATCCCCAATCCCCAGAGATGTCTTACAAGCTTTAAAAACTTGCAGGTGTGATCACTGCTGCCTCTGGTTATCAAGAACTCAGCAGCCACAACCTCTCCCTAGAATCCTGAGCCCCCCAGCAGTGCCCTCTCCTGGAATCCAGCTCCCTTGCAGTATCCTCTCCCTAGAACCCTGAGCTCCCCTACAGTGTCTCCCTAGAATCCTGAGCCCCCCAGCAGTGCCCTCGCTCTAGAATCCTGGGCTGCACAGCCATCTCTGGCAGGGCCACAAGGAAGCCTCCCCATTGCTAGGAAGGCACAATGGTCTGGAGGAAGAACCAGCACTCTCCCCAGGTTTCTCTCTTCCTGACTGCTGTGAATGTTTTGTCTTCTTGGAACGGTCCCCAAACCCCACTTCTTCCTTAATATTCAGGCAGCCCCTCATCTAGCTCCATAACTGACTTTAGATGGATTCCACTTCCCAAACCACAACTTCTTCCCGTCCTCTCCAGAGGTCCATGAAAAGTCGACGCGCAACCACGCACATAAAGACAGTgatgaaaaaaatccacaaatcaGAGCAAACTTTAGATTTTTTATTAGGCTTTTGGCAGTACTTTCTGAGTGTTTGAGCAATGAATGAGTTTCTCGCTGATACCATCTTGCCATGGTGCCAAACAGcacatatgcattttaaaaatgtaattcaagCTCTAAGGAATATGAGTTTGGATTCAGAATGCAATTTAAAATACCTACCTATCTATTCATATATACAGTGACTACTTGGAACAGATCCACATAAAAGAGTTGGAGTAGAGAATAGTTTCACAATAAATAATCGCTTCTCTAAACTGTACAAAATTCTACCAGCAAATCAGCCACTTTCATTTCCTCAAGATAGGTCATCACTTTTATACCTGTAATAACTTAGGAAATACGCATAGAGAATTTAACATTTGGTCAAGGCCAATGCTCTGTCATACACCATCTTAAATATCTCCACACAGGGCCCTGGACACCCAACTCAAATGCCATTTCTTATCTCTCTGCGGCCGGGTGGGGAGGTGGTGGCCTCTCCCCTGCACAGGCGACTTTACATGGCAGGGCCACATTTCCACACTCATGGTAAGCTCAGCTCAGCGGGAAGAGAGCAGCTGAAAGAGATTTTGAACTGTCAGGCGGTACAATTCCCAGTTGTTGCCAATTTATATAGATAAACAGGAATTtacataatttacaaagaatttgtGTTCATGACTTATTTTGAAGCCATTCCCCAAAGATCCACATTTGTTTATGAAAGCAAATATTCAACCTAATAGCCTTGAGCTGGGGCTGTCTTTATAGTCGGCTTCCTGCAAACAAGGCCTGGGAACTCCATTGTGTAGCATCCTGGTGTCTATACAGAATACAGAGGGTCAGTCACTGAATAGGAACAAGCTCCGTATTGCAGatactttctccttttcttgtcACAAACATCAAggatccttttttcttcttccttcattcttttgagATACATTCTTTTGGTGGGTATCAAGCACAGCTGAAAATTTCTCTGACAAAATCCCATAAGCTTCAAATTCATAAACTCCTGTAGAGCTATGATCTGTGTCTAAAGCTGATGCCTTGTGGCCCTCACTGACATACACCATGCAGCCTATTCTAGGCAAGGATATGAAAGTCACATGCTTCTGTTGCACGggcattttgcatttatttcaagATGGACACGTGTTTACATTTGCAAAGAGTTAGCTTGGAGTCCACTTATTCTCCAAGAGAAGTCATATCAAAAGCCAGTAAGTGGCTTTCCAACTTGCCAAACCTCTCCAAAAACAATTTCCTGCATGAAACCGGAGCTGCAGGCGTCATGCTCTGGGGCACATCTGGGATCATTTTACCCATTAGGAAAACTGGGGTCATTTGGATTTGGGCATTCTTGCAGTGGGGGGTATTGTTAAGTGGGGACTCTTTGGGTGGGTATTCTGCCCCAGGCAAATTCACTCCTTGTCCGTAAAGAGGTGGAAATCTGAACTGTGTGTGAGCAATGACAGAAGCCTCCCAAGACCAGGATGCTTCAGGCCTGTCCTCCTAAGGGGCTCCTTCTTCAAAGAGGCAGCGGGGGCAGGTAGATGGAGCAAGGGCGAGTCCACTGCCGGGCACGAGCTTTGGATGGTGGAGGTCTAAAGCCTGCTTGCTTTGTCTGTCCTTGACTTCAACCTATCTTGGGGAAAgggggcaaaagaaaaaaagaaacgtaTGTTATGAAAGCATAGCTCTGTAGCTTTGTGAAGCTGAAAAAGGGAACGTCTTCTTACTGCCTCTCCAGCCTGTTCCCTGATTGGAACTGTACGTACCCTCTTCCCAGTGCTTCTCAGCAATTTCCGAGCCTACCACCAGACTGGAAAAGTGTGAAAAGAACAACACCAGCAGACAAGGCTGCTAGGAGCCCTCCCGCAGCCTGGCTCCATCTTTGATTATCACAAGCTAAGGATGGTGGCAGCTTCCACTCTGAGAATGCAAATCTGGGAATTACTAACTTGAATCTTGCAAGAAAGCAAGAACATTGGCTTAATAAGAAACTTTTTCTTCCCAAGCAAAGCTTCTTACTAGAGCTTTACGTGAGTCATAGAGACCTGAAAGAACCACTTTTCCAGGCCCTGCTGGGACACCTGCACCACCAATCGCATCTTTTGAACATGTGACACAGAACAGTAATAATCACCACAACAGCAAAAGGATATGTGTGCTTCTCTTGTATAGGGCTCCCTTCTGGCTGTTCCCTGAGCACACTCTGGGGCCTTTGTACTCACTGGTTCCCCTGCCTGAAATCCCTTTCCCTCACTCATCCCTATGGCTCCTCCCAGCCTTCCTTCAGGTCACCTGGTCAGAAAGAGGAGGCCGCGTCAACCCAATCGCAAACTGCAATCACCCCACGCTTCCTACCCCTGCCGTGTCTTTTGTTATTCTTTGCAATCTCACTTTTTATTGTACATGTTTACTGTCTGCATCCCCCACTAGTTAAGCTCCATAACCTTGTTCCTGCTGTGTCCCCAACATCGAgaaccgtgcccagcccacagcaGGTGCCCAACAAGTCTTTGCTGAACGAAtgcataagtgaatgaataaatgatgcaATGGATGGATGGGTTTAATTACATCCCGCCCTCACTGAGAGGAGCTTTGGTTTGgggtgaggaagagaaaaagaggaaaaagaatgaagaggcaAAGTGGGACCATCTGGGTCTGACTCATGCTCTCCCGGGCTCTGTCTCTTCCGCCTCGGCCCTCCTCCTCCCGCTCCATTTTTATTATGGATGCTGACAGATCCCTCTCTGGACTAGACTAGAAGCGATCTGCCACCAATTTGGAAAGCCTCCTGTATACTGAGCATGGTTTCATCTTCCCTTGATCAGTCTCTGTAGAAACCCAAGCCACCTCCAGGCTATTATTATGAACATAAATTACCATCCCGTTGCAGATGTGCTGCTGAGTCATTAATAACGACTTCTGATTGATAGAATGACAAATAAGCCCAGTTTGACTACAGGAACATCAGGATCTCTCATACAAAAAAGACAAgtgggttaaaaaaataataaaatgaactggAGAACCAAGGGACCCTACTGTCAAGCTGCTGTCATTCACCTCGGCCCGGAATCAGCTgctgaaaagaagaaatgatttttttgaggagaaagagcACATGTTGCTAAGGAAGCAGAGGCAAAGCGTGGGCCTAGGCAGGGCAGCCTGCGGAGCCTCTGAGAGTGGTGGTTGGCTAGCTTTGTCCAGGCCAGTGAAATCCAGGCAGGACATCACTGCCCAGAGCTACAAGGCATGCAAGGGCTGGCTCCCGGGACACAGAGCAGAGTGGCCAGGGCCAGGTAAGTGACAGCAGCTGTCCACAGCTTCAGCCTGCTCTGCCCCCAGAAACGGTCCACCAAAGACCCCACTGCCTGTGGGTGTAGCAGCCCATGAGATCTGGGGTTCCcactggaccagaccagatgCCACCCCCTCAAAacaccctccacccacccccGAAGGAATGACACATCGCATCTTCACCTCCTTTGACACAGGCCTCTGTTGGCACCTCtcaccttcccttcctcttctttgtctgttttttctgcCGTCCTTGAATTACTGTGGGGAGAGAGCTGGTTTTAGTGAATCAACCTGCCTTTCCCTGTGGCTGGTTTTTAGGTGTCAAATGATGACTTCCTCTTCCCCACCAGTGAGCACATTAGTGCGTTCCCCAAGGACCACGTCTCAGGCACAGTTTCTGAAGGCTGAGCGCTCGGTGGGTGGATTTCTACCAAAGTACAGAATATGCTCACCACTCAGTTATTCATCAGATGTTTAAACGCCCAGAAGGAGGGAAAAACCATGCAGTTCACACTGGGTTTCGCAGATGGCAGATCGTGGGGTCCTGAGCGCTACCGTCTGCCTTGTTGGGGTGTTGGGAGCTCACCTCTGCCTACGTCTCTTTTGTGTGCATCCGGACAGCTCACCTACACCTGCTCCAGGAAGGGTTTTGAAAGGGCTGATCTGCCTGACTGGGTTCATTAATCTTGGCCCAAAGTTAAGAAAAAGAGGAGTAAGGAGCATTAACAGGAATACCTGTTAAGTGAATAACAGCTCAAAGCCCCTGGGTCAAACATGGAGTCTGCCTGTTGGTCCCATTCAACATGATCTACAAGCTTCCCTAAAGCAGCCAGGACAGACCACAGGGTCTCAAACTTGGGGGCCCCCAGGGGCTACAAAGTAAGATAAATTAGTAACACAGGTAAATGGATATTGCACGTCCTACTCAAACATGAGATGCCCCCGCTCAGTTCCAGCTGAGAGTGGCCAAAGAGGAGGGAGTCTCTGAGATCAGATGGTCCTACgtgctgggtttttgtttttggttttgttttccccAACAAGCCTTTTGCACTTTTATGGACTATTTTCGAGAAGGCTAAAAACATACATTTGGCAGGGGTTAATTCTTCAACCTTTTAAGTGTTGGCAACTTATTCAGATTTTCACAAACTGCTGTACAGGCCAGAAAAACATGTCTGGAAACCAGATGCAGCTATGGCCACTGTGAAGCCTCTTTCCAAAGGGCAGCAAGCAGATGGGCACGCTGCATCTCCTGCCCTCCTGATGCTGAGGACCTGGGTCTTTTCTGGGCTCAGCACCTCCTTTCTCTGGCCCACAAGATGACAGTGGGTCAGGATATGACTGAACCATCCTACACCCTCCTTTGAGAAGCCCCTGGCCTGGCCCTGCCAAGGGTTGATGCCTATCTGCAAATGAGTGAAACTGGAGGAGGGTCATACCTGCTGACGTCCAGAGTTTGGGTGCAAAAGTGCAGGCAGGCCTTGTCATATCTCCCCACACAAGCGCAGCGCGAGTGTGGTCGATGCGAAAGCTGCAGGTTCCCTGGAAGCAGCCCCACAGACCTCTTGCCCCGGAAGCTTCCTCTGTAGTTGGACAGTCCATAGGGCACGGTCTGTCTGCAAAGCACAGGGTAATGTTAGGTAAGCACACGCAGGCCTCCCTGCTCAGGGCCCCCAAGGGTGTGGAGGGAGAACTGCTGCTTGGCTGAAAAGGTCTCAGAAACTGGTGTTCACACCCTCCCTGCTACAGCTCTGGGTCTTAGGAAGGTTCTGGAATGAACTGTGCACTCCCTGCCCTCCGCAACCCCCAGGAAGAGAGTTGGGGCTGAGGGCATGGAAGGACATGGAGGGTCTGGGTAGCTGGGCAGCAGCCAGCCCTCTCAGAGTCCAGCAGGCGTCTGGGCATGTGTGCCTGCACCTGTGAGGCCCTTAGCCTCACCCAAGGCACCGGCTGCAGGTGTGGCCTGAACGCCCCAGGGCTCGGCGCTCTGTGAACATAGGTGGGCTTTCATTCTCTTCAAGACCAAACCATGGCTGGCCTAGCTCCTCCGGGCCAGGTTCTGCTCCTCAGCTCTGGAAGTACCATCTGGGCCTCCACCGCTCTTCATGGAAAGCcgagaaataattaaaaacaaccaTAGCACCCTTTCCAGAGGCTTTTCTTCCTATGCCAAGGGCATGTGGGGCAACCTACGTGCTGGTCCGGGTCTTTGCCCTGATCAGGCCACCTGCTTACCCCACAGCCTGAGGCCAGAACTGGGCCTCGAACTGAGTTTCTTCCATGTGCACAGCAGGCCTTGAAGTTTGTGCTAATGAGAAGACGGCAAATGCAATTACAGTCATTAGAGATGCATCCTGGCCTCTGAAAGTTGCTTCCTCATCAGAAGGAACACTCCGTGCCCTCAGAGAGGCGGGTGAGGGCCCAGCCATGCAGCTGAGGGTGGAGCCAGCCTCAGAAGAGCCACGTTATGAAGAAGGCTTGAAAGTGTTTACCAATTTCATTTATGGTTGGTGTTGGCAGGAGGAGTGTAATGGAGTGGTTCAGAGCAAAACCCCTGAAATCTGGTTCTAATGAGTGTGCACATCGAAATCATCACTCCCCAGAGAAGAAGGGGGTGCCTGCCAGGCAGTTCAGCGGGAAGAAATTAAAAGCAGCTTCTTAACTTACTAGCATGATTTGAGGGACAAATTACTAACAGCTAGAAGAAACTGTGGCCAATTCCATTTTTTCAATAAATCTTGATGTTCTCACTAGTCCCCAAAGATTAACCACCTTGGTTTCCATGAACCCCACTTCGTAGTACCAATTATCCACTTCAAAGGGAGTCCTGACATCccctctgcattttcttttttctttcttttttttttttgagacggagtcttgctcttgttgcccaggctggagtgcaatggcacagatctcggctcactgcaacctccgcctccctgattcaagcaattctcctgccttagccttccgagtagctgggactacagacacgtgccaccgtgcccagctaattattattgttattgtttgtatttttaatagaggtggggtctcaccgtattagccaggatggtctgcatctcctgaccttgtgatccgcccacctcagcctcccaaagtgctagattacaggtgttagccactgcacccagccccactctgcattttcaaaataaaatcaaattgaatttcttttcatttgaatcACACACCATAAAGGCTTTTTGAGGCGGTGAGGGCAAACTGGGCAAGGGCACCTCACAGTCTCCCTGCTGGGTTGGACACAAGAGCCTAAAACTGACCCCGCCCTGTTTTTCAACTCTTGTTCTCCCCGCTAACTCCTTCCCACCCAAGTTCCTCGAGAAACAGAGGTGGTGGGTTCCCTCCAGGCAGAGACAGGCTCCACTGATGAGCCGTCTGTGCTCAGGAAACGGAGACAGAGGGCAGGATCCAGCCCTCTACTGAGCCCGTTTTTTCTCAGGAATGGGAAATGGGGGTAAGGGGTGCAGCAAGACAATGTAGAcattgttttgaggcagggtttggCTAAAGGTGTATTTTTCCAGTAATAGGGCCACATTGAATCTCTAAGTGTTGACATTAAATCCAGCCCCCCATTTCTCGGTGAAAATTACACACAAGGAATAACAATGCTCCCATTTCTCCATCAACAGTGAGACCTGCAATTTTGAAATTGCTATCAGCTGATTATGCATTTACACACGTAGAGCCACTCAACTTGAGCAAAAACACTCTAAAGTGTTTTAAGTAAGGAAATAAGGCAACGTGGTATTTGTTAATAAAGACAGGCTTAGCACTTCCCCAGCCGCCAAGCGCAGCAAAGTGCTGGTACGCAAATGAAACCTGGCAGTT encodes the following:
- the EDN3 gene encoding endothelin-3 isoform X1 → MEPGLWLLFGLTVTSAAGLVPCSQSGDAGRRGVSQVPTAARSEGDCEETVAGPGEGTVAPTALQGPSPGSPGQEQVAEGAPEHHRSRRCTCFTYKDKECVYYCHLDIIWINTPEQTVPYGLSNYRGSFRGKRSVGLLPGNLQLSHRPHSRCACVGRYDKACLHFCTQTLDVSSNSRTAEKTDKEEEGKVEVKDRQSKQALDLHHPKLVPGSGLALAPSTCPRCLFEEGAP